The Malus domestica chromosome 10, GDT2T_hap1 genome contains a region encoding:
- the LOC139188652 gene encoding uncharacterized protein, translating to MASEPGSGSSEVRTPIFKGDNYEFWSIKMKTIFKSHGLWDLVEKGFESSDSKDDGESDGKKKENEESSSIEKLSLAERLMKDAKAMGLIQGAVSDEIFPRISYEETSKGAWDTLQ from the exons atggcctcagagccag gatCGGGTAGTAGTGAGGTGAGAACACCGATTTTCAAAGGTGATAATTATGAGTTCTGGAGTATTAAGATGAAAACGATTTTCAAATCTCACGGACTGTGGGATCTGGTTGAGAAAGGTTTCGAGAGTTCAGATTCGAAGGATGATGGTGAATCtgatggaaagaagaaagaaaatgaggagTCGAGCAGTATTGAGAAGCTATCTCTAGCTGAGAGACTGATGAAAGATGCTAAAGCTATGGGTCTGATTCAAGGAGCTGTTTCAGATGAAATATTTCCCAGAATCTCTTATGAAGAAACCTCAAAAGGCGCATGGGATACTCTGCAATAA
- the LOC103422233 gene encoding F-box/kelch-repeat protein At3g06240-like encodes MTNKTSKIGQDLLVNILSTLPPKSLMRFKCVAKWWHALINDPRFVDKHLSHSLLDDQSTRVLLKRMLVPSTEDPNGDKFQSVFSVLTFDNVIVDDDDGGVHKCSTLSGIEDVNIPLSMSLEIGDDQSFHVIGHCDGIICLARPNSTKVLLWNPAIQEFRVLPSETYSPDWFDEASFRDPHPWWLSMPYMPLTDRFDDVLGLGYDPKSKDYKVVKIGFSGSELHGGTEHLIIHPPKVVVYTLGTNSWREIEPYSLETETTFLWPETFQVYFKGMCYWIGSEQQKEFADSYDVTYPEQEKIRRVIVLFDMSREVFHDILLPHEMVEFNNFEGIGIEMRLKVWNESIALFRLNRNTFEDGDTPPFEMWLMDDDSGGGPKNAGGVWTKHFAAKIPSFSMSGLPLYSTLAMWKSDEVLTVEGNGGLPMWKSDEVLTVEENGGTVCYNFRTKKLKNLPIQSAVRINPIFPPQPYYLPLCKANHSPIVYVKSMVSVTVGNNKYMCT; translated from the coding sequence ATGACGAACAAAACATCCAAAATCGGACAAGATTTGTTGgtgaatattctgtcaactctGCCTCCGAAATCTCTGATGCGATTCAAGTGCGTCGCTAAATGGTGGCATGCTCTCATCAACGACCCCAGGTTCGTCGACAAGCACCTCTCCCATTCCTTGCTGGACGATCAGTCCACTCGTGTCCTTCTGAAGCGAATGTTAGTCCCTTCTACGGAGGACCCAAATGGGGACAAATTTCAATCCGTATTCTCAGTACTTACTTTTGACAATGTCATTGTTGATGATGACGATGGTGGTGTGCACAAGTGTAGCACTCTTTCTGGGATCGAGGACGTCAATATTCCTCTTTCTATGAGTCTGGAGATTGGAGATGATCAATCATTTCATGTTATAGGTCATTGTGATGGGATCATTTGTCTAGCTCGTCCTAATTCTACTAAGGTGCTTTTGTGGAATCCGGCAATTCAGGAATTCAGGGTCCTTCCCTCGGAGACATACAGTCCAGATTGGTTCGACGAAGCATCCTTTAGggatcctcatccttggtgGTTGTCTATGCCTTACATGCCACTAACAGATCGGTTCGACGATGTTTTGGGATTAGGCTATGATCCTAAATCTAAAGATTACAAAGTTGTCAAAATTGGATTTTCTGGTTCAGAATTGCATGGCGGCACAGAACATTTGATTATTCATCCTCCCAAGGTAGTAGTGTATACCCTAGGAACTAATTCTTGGAGGGAGATCGAGCCTTATTCTTTAGAAACGGAAACTACTTTCCTTTGGCCTGAAACTTTTCAGGTGTACTTCAAGGGGATGTGTTATTGGATAGGAAGTGAGCAACAAAAGGAATTTGCCGATAGCTATGATGTCACCTATCCCGAGCAAGAAAAAATTAGGCGAGTGATCGTTTTGTTTGACATGAGTCGTGAGGTGTTTCATGACATACTGTTACCACATGAGATGGTAGAGTTCAACAATTTCGAAGGAATTGGTATTGAAATGCGTCTTAAGGTGTGGAATGAATCCATCGCTCTCTTTCGCTTGAATCGTAATACCTTTGAAGATGGTGATACACCACCCTTTGAAATGTGGCTAATGGATGATGATTCTGGTGGTGGTCCGAAAAATGCGGGTGGTGTTTGGACAAAACACTTTGCTGCCAAGATCCCATCATTCTCAATGTCCGGCTTGCCCCTGTACTCCACATTGGCAATGTGGAAAAGCGACGAGGTTCTTACAGTAGAGGGAAATGGAGGCTTGCCAATGTGGAAAAGCGACGAGGTTCTTACAGTAGAGGAAAATGGAGGCACAGTCTGCTATAACTTCCGTACTAAGAAGCTTAAAAATCTTCCCATTCAAAGTGCTGTAAGGATCAATCCCATTTTTCCTCCGCAACCGTATTATTTGCCACTGTGCAAAGCAAATCATTCGCCCATTGTATATGTCAAGAGTATGGTTTCGGTCACGGTAGGCAACAACAAGTACATGTGTACGTAG
- the LOC103412222 gene encoding purple acid phosphatase 15-like yields the protein LLDQKSVASIVRYGKLRYPPTHEATGYSLVYNQLYPFEVQNYTSGIIHHVRLTRLKLNTLYFYRCGDPSIHAMSQIHHFRTMPVSGPRSYPERIAVMGDLGLTYNTTTTLSHLKSNNPDLVLLIGNVTYANLYLTNGTGSDRYSCSFPNSPIHETYQPRWDYWGWYMQSLVSKVPIMVVEGNHEIEEQAENKTFEAYSSRLRKQI from the exons CTATTGGACCAGAAAAGTGTGGCAAGCATTGTTCGTTATGGGAAGCTGAGATATCCACCAACACATGAAGCCACAGGGTATTCTCTTGTTTACAATCAGCTCTACCCTTTTGAAGTCCAAAATTATACTTCCGGAATCATCCACCATGTTCGTCTCACAA GGTTGAAACTGAATACACTGTACTTTTATCGATGCGGGGATCCTTCTATACATGCAATGAGTCAAATCCACCATTTCAGGACTATGCCAGTTTCTGGTCCTCGGAGCTACCCTGAGAGAATAGCGGTTATGGGAGACCTTGGCCTTACTTACAACACAACTACCACACTAAGTCACTTGAAAAGTAACAATCCTGATCTTGTTCTATTGATTGGTAATGTTACTTATGCAAACCTCTACCTCACAAATGGAACTGGCTCTGACCGCTATTCTTGCTCATTTCCAAACTCTCCAATACATGAGACCTATCAGCCTCGATGGGATTACTGGGGATG GTATATGCAGAGTTTAGTGTCCAAAGTTCCAATAATGGTTGTTGAAGGGAACCATGAAATAGAAGAACAGGCTGAAAATAAGACTTTTGAGGCTTATAGTTCTCGTTTGAGAAAACAAATTTAA
- the LOC103422234 gene encoding ribonuclease MC-like encodes MHFFKIVLVVIALCFVTYLGKSNAATPYDIFQFVQQSPYVFCLRNGICGNPPVLRHTFTTHGLWPSNFTDPSASILCAGTLFDRKQMNADHNLQLLLSNSWPNFNNRRTNMDFWEHEYNKHGRCSDNKFSQTQYFHEAHRLWLTYNAQYLFSQTTGIVPGHQYDYIDLESAIRRTIGGKTPLLMCKYHRRITYLQEGSCVLVRQEIPATNKVVICFDYNAANPVDCVRTTNCGALVSYSL; translated from the exons ATGCACTTCTTCAAGATTGTTCTCGTTGTCATCGCTCTTTGCTTCGTCACTTATCTCGGAAAGAGCAATGCTGCCACACCATATGATATCTTCCAATTCGTCCAGCAATCCCCATACGTCTTCTGCCTCCGGAATGGAATTTGTGGAAACCCACCAGTTCTGCGGCATACCTTTACGACACACGGCCTCTGGCCGAGCAACTTTACCGATCCATCTGCATCTATACTCTGCGCTGGCACGCTATTCGACAGAAAACAG ATGAATGCTGATCATAATCTGCAATTACTTTTGTCCAATTCCTGGCCCAACTTCAACAATAGACGGACAAATATGGATTTCTGGGAGCATGAGTACAACAAGCACGGCAGGTGCTCGGACAATAAATTTTCCCAGACACAGTACTTCCACGAAGCTCATAGATTATGGTTGACCTACAATGCACAATATCTATTTTCTCAAACAACTGGGATTGTACCAGGACATCAATATGATTACATCGACCTTGAATCGGCCATTCGACGGACTATAGGAGGGAAAACACCTCTTCTTATGTGCAAGTATCATAGGAGGATCACGTATCTGCAGGAA gggagctgtgtgctcgtccgccaggagattcctgcgacgaacaAAGTCGTCATCTGTTTTGACTACAACGCAGCGAATCCGGTCGATTGTGTCAGGACAACAAATTGTGGGGCATTGGTATCGTATTCACTCTAA